The Papio anubis isolate 15944 chromosome 1, Panubis1.0, whole genome shotgun sequence genome window below encodes:
- the EPS8L3 gene encoding epidermal growth factor receptor kinase substrate 8-like protein 3 isoform X4, whose product MSRPSSRAIYLHRKEYSQNLTTEPTLLQHRVEHLMTCKLGSQRVQGPKDALQKLFEMDAQGRVWSQDLILQVRDGWLQLLDIETKEELDSYRLNSIQAMNVALNTCSYNSILSITVQEPGLPGTSTLLFQCQEVGAERLRTSLQKALEEELEQSRPQLGGLHPGQDRWRGPPMERPLPLEQALSLERGLPPEQPHQRTLEHSLPPSPRPLPHYPSARESSVFTPPPPRRPSSPEDPERDEEVLNHVLRDIELFMGKLEKVQAKTSRKKKKFGKKSKDQGGLTQAQYIDCFQKIKYSFNLLGRLATWLQETSAPELVHILFKSLNFILAKCPEAGLAAQVISPLLTPKAINLLQSCLSPPESNLWMGLGLAWTTSRADWTGDEPLPYQPTFSDDWQLPEPSSQAPLGYQAPVSLRRGSHRLGSTSHFPQEKTHNDDPQPGDPNSRPSSPKPVQSALKMQVLYEFEARNPRELTVVQGEELEVLDHSKRWWLVKNEAGQSGYIPSNILEPLQSGTSGTQDRSPSRVPMLRLSSRPEEVTAWLQAENFSVVTVRTLGSLTGSQLLHMRPGELQMLCPQEAPRILSRLEAVRRMLGISP is encoded by the exons ATGTCAAGGCCCAGCAGCAGAGCCATTTACT TGCACCGGAAGGAGTACTCCCAGAACCTCACCACAGAGCCCACCCTCCTGCAGCACAGGGTGGAG CACTTGATGACATGCAAGCTGGGGAGTCAGAGAGTCCAGGGGCCCAAGGATGCCTTGCAGAAGCTGTTCGAGATGGATGCGCAGGGCCGGGTGTGGAGCCAAGACTTGATCCTTCAGGTCAGGGACGGCTGGCTGCAGCTGCTGGACATTGAGACCAAG GAGGAGCTGGACTCTTACCGCCTGAACAGCATCCAGGCCATGAATGTGGCGCTCAACACATGTTCCTACAACTCCATCCTGTCCATCACCGTGCAGGAGCCAGGCCTGCCAGGCACCAGCACTCTGCTCTTCCAGTGCCAGGAAGTGGGG GCAGAGCGACTGAGGACCAGCTTGCAGAAGGCTCTGGAGGAAGAGCTGGAGCAAAG CAGACCCCAACTTGGAGGCCTTCACCCAGGCCAGGACAGATGGAGGGGGCCTCCTATGGAAAGGCCACTCCCTCTGGAGCAGGCACTCTCTCTGGAGCGGGGGCTCCCTCCAGAACAGCCCCACCAGAGGACCCTAGAGCACA GCCTCCCGCCATCCCCAAGGCCCCTGCCACACTACCCCAGTGCCCGAGAATCAAGTGTCTTTACTCCGCCTCCTCCAAGGCGGCCCTCTTCCCCCGAGGACCCAGAGAGGGACGAG GAAGTGCTGAACCATGTCCTAAGGGACATTGAGCTGTTCATGGGAAAGCTGGAGAAGGTCCAGGCAAAGAccagcaggaagaagaagaaatttgggaaaaaaagcaAGGACCAGGGAG GTCTCACCCAGGCACAGTACATTGACTGCTTCCAGAAAATCAAgtacagcttcaacctcctg GGAAGGCTGGCCACCTGGCTGCAGGAGACAAGTGCCCCTGAGCTCGTGCACATTCTCTTCAAATCCCTGAACTTC ATCCTGGCCAAGTGCCCTGAGGCTGGCCTAGCAGCCCAAGTGATCTCACCCCTCCTCACCCCTAAAGCCATCAACCTGCTACAGTCCTGTCTAAGCCCACCTGAGAGTAACCTTTGGATGGGGTTGGGCCTGGCCTGGACCACTAGCCG GGCCGACTGGACAGGCGATGAGCCGCTGCCCTACCAACCCACATTTTCAGATGACTGGCAACTTCCTGAGCCCTCCAGCCAA GCACCCTTAGGATACCAGGCCCCTGTTTCCCTTCG GAGGGGAAGTCATAGGTTAGGGAGCACCTCACACTTTCCTCAGGAGAAGACACACAACGATGACCCTCAGCCTGGGGACCCCAACTCCAGACCCTCCAGCCCCAAACCTGTCCAGTCAGCCCTGAAAATGCAAGTCTTGTATGAGTTTGAAGCTAGGAACCCACGGGAACTGACTGTGGTCCAGGGAGAAGAGCTGGAG GTTCTGGACCATAGCAAGCGGTGGTGGCTGGTGAAGAACGAAGCAGGACAGAGCGGCTACATTCCCAGCAACATCCTGGAGCCCCTGCAGTCGGGGACCTCTGGGACCCAGGACCGGTCACCCTCTCGG GTTCCAATGCTTCGACTTAGCTCGAGGCCTGAAGAGGTCACAGCCTGGCTGCAGGCGGAGAACTTCTCTGTTGT CACGGTGAGGACACTTGGGTCCCTGACAGGGAGCCAGCTACTTCACATGAGACCTGGGGAGCTACAGATGCTATGTCCACAGGAGGCCCCACGAATCCTGTCCCGGCTGGAGGCTGTCAGAAGGATGCTGGGG atAAGCCCTTAG
- the EPS8L3 gene encoding epidermal growth factor receptor kinase substrate 8-like protein 3 isoform X3, whose product MYKVQCSIPAQLEFKGLGPGEDLGRGYRVQKAKSQEAWGDTRGGQLTGESCSAIGAVLSSVNMSRPSSRAIYLHRKEYSQNLTTEPTLLQHRVEHLMTCKLGSQRVQGPKDALQKLFEMDAQGRVWSQDLILQVRDGWLQLLDIETKELDSYRLNSIQAMNVALNTCSYNSILSITVQEPGLPGTSTLLFQCQEVGAERLRTSLQKALEEELEQSRPQLGGLHPGQDRWRGPPMERPLPLEQALSLERGLPPEQPHQRTLEHSLPPSPRPLPHYPSARESSVFTPPPPRRPSSPEDPERDEEVLNHVLRDIELFMGKLEKVQAKTSRKKKKFGKKSKDQGGLTQAQYIDCFQKIKYSFNLLGRLATWLQETSAPELVHILFKSLNFILAKCPEAGLAAQVISPLLTPKAINLLQSCLSPPESNLWMGLGLAWTTSRADWTGDEPLPYQPTFSDDWQLPEPSSQAPLGYQAPVSLRRGSHRLGSTSHFPQEKTHNDDPQPGDPNSRPSSPKPVQSALKMQVLYEFEARNPRELTVVQGEELEVLDHSKRWWLVKNEAGQSGYIPSNILEPLQSGTSGTQDRSPSRVPMLRLSSRPEEVTAWLQAENFSVVTVRTLGSLTGSQLLHMRPGELQMLCPQEAPRILSRLEAVRRMLGISP is encoded by the exons ATGTACAAGGTCCAGTGCAGCATTCCAGCGCAGCTGGAATTTAAAGGGTTGGGGCCAGGAGAGGACCTGGGCAGAGGATACAGAGTACAAAAAGCAAAGAGCCAGGAGGCCTGGGGAGACACTCGTGGAGGTCAGCTCACTGGCGAGTCCTGCAGTGCCATC GGAGCCGTCCTCAGCAGCGTCAACATGTCAAGGCCCAGCAGCAGAGCCATTTACT TGCACCGGAAGGAGTACTCCCAGAACCTCACCACAGAGCCCACCCTCCTGCAGCACAGGGTGGAG CACTTGATGACATGCAAGCTGGGGAGTCAGAGAGTCCAGGGGCCCAAGGATGCCTTGCAGAAGCTGTTCGAGATGGATGCGCAGGGCCGGGTGTGGAGCCAAGACTTGATCCTTCAGGTCAGGGACGGCTGGCTGCAGCTGCTGGACATTGAGACCAAG GAGCTGGACTCTTACCGCCTGAACAGCATCCAGGCCATGAATGTGGCGCTCAACACATGTTCCTACAACTCCATCCTGTCCATCACCGTGCAGGAGCCAGGCCTGCCAGGCACCAGCACTCTGCTCTTCCAGTGCCAGGAAGTGGGG GCAGAGCGACTGAGGACCAGCTTGCAGAAGGCTCTGGAGGAAGAGCTGGAGCAAAG CAGACCCCAACTTGGAGGCCTTCACCCAGGCCAGGACAGATGGAGGGGGCCTCCTATGGAAAGGCCACTCCCTCTGGAGCAGGCACTCTCTCTGGAGCGGGGGCTCCCTCCAGAACAGCCCCACCAGAGGACCCTAGAGCACA GCCTCCCGCCATCCCCAAGGCCCCTGCCACACTACCCCAGTGCCCGAGAATCAAGTGTCTTTACTCCGCCTCCTCCAAGGCGGCCCTCTTCCCCCGAGGACCCAGAGAGGGACGAG GAAGTGCTGAACCATGTCCTAAGGGACATTGAGCTGTTCATGGGAAAGCTGGAGAAGGTCCAGGCAAAGAccagcaggaagaagaagaaatttgggaaaaaaagcaAGGACCAGGGAG GTCTCACCCAGGCACAGTACATTGACTGCTTCCAGAAAATCAAgtacagcttcaacctcctg GGAAGGCTGGCCACCTGGCTGCAGGAGACAAGTGCCCCTGAGCTCGTGCACATTCTCTTCAAATCCCTGAACTTC ATCCTGGCCAAGTGCCCTGAGGCTGGCCTAGCAGCCCAAGTGATCTCACCCCTCCTCACCCCTAAAGCCATCAACCTGCTACAGTCCTGTCTAAGCCCACCTGAGAGTAACCTTTGGATGGGGTTGGGCCTGGCCTGGACCACTAGCCG GGCCGACTGGACAGGCGATGAGCCGCTGCCCTACCAACCCACATTTTCAGATGACTGGCAACTTCCTGAGCCCTCCAGCCAA GCACCCTTAGGATACCAGGCCCCTGTTTCCCTTCG GAGGGGAAGTCATAGGTTAGGGAGCACCTCACACTTTCCTCAGGAGAAGACACACAACGATGACCCTCAGCCTGGGGACCCCAACTCCAGACCCTCCAGCCCCAAACCTGTCCAGTCAGCCCTGAAAATGCAAGTCTTGTATGAGTTTGAAGCTAGGAACCCACGGGAACTGACTGTGGTCCAGGGAGAAGAGCTGGAG GTTCTGGACCATAGCAAGCGGTGGTGGCTGGTGAAGAACGAAGCAGGACAGAGCGGCTACATTCCCAGCAACATCCTGGAGCCCCTGCAGTCGGGGACCTCTGGGACCCAGGACCGGTCACCCTCTCGG GTTCCAATGCTTCGACTTAGCTCGAGGCCTGAAGAGGTCACAGCCTGGCTGCAGGCGGAGAACTTCTCTGTTGT CACGGTGAGGACACTTGGGTCCCTGACAGGGAGCCAGCTACTTCACATGAGACCTGGGGAGCTACAGATGCTATGTCCACAGGAGGCCCCACGAATCCTGTCCCGGCTGGAGGCTGTCAGAAGGATGCTGGGG atAAGCCCTTAG
- the EPS8L3 gene encoding epidermal growth factor receptor kinase substrate 8-like protein 3 isoform X5: protein MSRPSSRAIYLHRKEYSQNLTTEPTLLQHRVEHLMTCKLGSQRVQGPKDALQKLFEMDAQGRVWSQDLILQVRDGWLQLLDIETKEELDSYRLNSIQAMNVALNTCSYNSILSITVQEPGLPGTSTLLFQCQEVGAERLRTSLQKALEEELEQRPQLGGLHPGQDRWRGPPMERPLPLEQALSLERGLPPEQPHQRTLEHSLPPSPRPLPHYPSARESSVFTPPPPRRPSSPEDPERDEEVLNHVLRDIELFMGKLEKVQAKTSRKKKKFGKKSKDQGGLTQAQYIDCFQKIKYSFNLLGRLATWLQETSAPELVHILFKSLNFILAKCPEAGLAAQVISPLLTPKAINLLQSCLSPPESNLWMGLGLAWTTSRADWTGDEPLPYQPTFSDDWQLPEPSSQAPLGYQAPVSLRRGSHRLGSTSHFPQEKTHNDDPQPGDPNSRPSSPKPVQSALKMQVLYEFEARNPRELTVVQGEELEVLDHSKRWWLVKNEAGQSGYIPSNILEPLQSGTSGTQDRSPSRVPMLRLSSRPEEVTAWLQAENFSVVTVRTLGSLTGSQLLHMRPGELQMLCPQEAPRILSRLEAVRRMLGISP from the exons ATGTCAAGGCCCAGCAGCAGAGCCATTTACT TGCACCGGAAGGAGTACTCCCAGAACCTCACCACAGAGCCCACCCTCCTGCAGCACAGGGTGGAG CACTTGATGACATGCAAGCTGGGGAGTCAGAGAGTCCAGGGGCCCAAGGATGCCTTGCAGAAGCTGTTCGAGATGGATGCGCAGGGCCGGGTGTGGAGCCAAGACTTGATCCTTCAGGTCAGGGACGGCTGGCTGCAGCTGCTGGACATTGAGACCAAG GAGGAGCTGGACTCTTACCGCCTGAACAGCATCCAGGCCATGAATGTGGCGCTCAACACATGTTCCTACAACTCCATCCTGTCCATCACCGTGCAGGAGCCAGGCCTGCCAGGCACCAGCACTCTGCTCTTCCAGTGCCAGGAAGTGGGG GCAGAGCGACTGAGGACCAGCTTGCAGAAGGCTCTGGAGGAAGAGCTGGAGCAAAG ACCCCAACTTGGAGGCCTTCACCCAGGCCAGGACAGATGGAGGGGGCCTCCTATGGAAAGGCCACTCCCTCTGGAGCAGGCACTCTCTCTGGAGCGGGGGCTCCCTCCAGAACAGCCCCACCAGAGGACCCTAGAGCACA GCCTCCCGCCATCCCCAAGGCCCCTGCCACACTACCCCAGTGCCCGAGAATCAAGTGTCTTTACTCCGCCTCCTCCAAGGCGGCCCTCTTCCCCCGAGGACCCAGAGAGGGACGAG GAAGTGCTGAACCATGTCCTAAGGGACATTGAGCTGTTCATGGGAAAGCTGGAGAAGGTCCAGGCAAAGAccagcaggaagaagaagaaatttgggaaaaaaagcaAGGACCAGGGAG GTCTCACCCAGGCACAGTACATTGACTGCTTCCAGAAAATCAAgtacagcttcaacctcctg GGAAGGCTGGCCACCTGGCTGCAGGAGACAAGTGCCCCTGAGCTCGTGCACATTCTCTTCAAATCCCTGAACTTC ATCCTGGCCAAGTGCCCTGAGGCTGGCCTAGCAGCCCAAGTGATCTCACCCCTCCTCACCCCTAAAGCCATCAACCTGCTACAGTCCTGTCTAAGCCCACCTGAGAGTAACCTTTGGATGGGGTTGGGCCTGGCCTGGACCACTAGCCG GGCCGACTGGACAGGCGATGAGCCGCTGCCCTACCAACCCACATTTTCAGATGACTGGCAACTTCCTGAGCCCTCCAGCCAA GCACCCTTAGGATACCAGGCCCCTGTTTCCCTTCG GAGGGGAAGTCATAGGTTAGGGAGCACCTCACACTTTCCTCAGGAGAAGACACACAACGATGACCCTCAGCCTGGGGACCCCAACTCCAGACCCTCCAGCCCCAAACCTGTCCAGTCAGCCCTGAAAATGCAAGTCTTGTATGAGTTTGAAGCTAGGAACCCACGGGAACTGACTGTGGTCCAGGGAGAAGAGCTGGAG GTTCTGGACCATAGCAAGCGGTGGTGGCTGGTGAAGAACGAAGCAGGACAGAGCGGCTACATTCCCAGCAACATCCTGGAGCCCCTGCAGTCGGGGACCTCTGGGACCCAGGACCGGTCACCCTCTCGG GTTCCAATGCTTCGACTTAGCTCGAGGCCTGAAGAGGTCACAGCCTGGCTGCAGGCGGAGAACTTCTCTGTTGT CACGGTGAGGACACTTGGGTCCCTGACAGGGAGCCAGCTACTTCACATGAGACCTGGGGAGCTACAGATGCTATGTCCACAGGAGGCCCCACGAATCCTGTCCCGGCTGGAGGCTGTCAGAAGGATGCTGGGG atAAGCCCTTAG
- the EPS8L3 gene encoding epidermal growth factor receptor kinase substrate 8-like protein 3 isoform X2, producing MYKVQCSIPAQLEFKGLGPGEDLGRGYRVQKAKSQEAWGDTRGGQLTGESCSAIGAVLSSVNMSRPSSRAIYLHRKEYSQNLTTEPTLLQHRVEHLMTCKLGSQRVQGPKDALQKLFEMDAQGRVWSQDLILQVRDGWLQLLDIETKEELDSYRLNSIQAMNVALNTCSYNSILSITVQEPGLPGTSTLLFQCQEVGAERLRTSLQKALEEELEQRPQLGGLHPGQDRWRGPPMERPLPLEQALSLERGLPPEQPHQRTLEHSLPPSPRPLPHYPSARESSVFTPPPPRRPSSPEDPERDEEVLNHVLRDIELFMGKLEKVQAKTSRKKKKFGKKSKDQGGLTQAQYIDCFQKIKYSFNLLGRLATWLQETSAPELVHILFKSLNFILAKCPEAGLAAQVISPLLTPKAINLLQSCLSPPESNLWMGLGLAWTTSRADWTGDEPLPYQPTFSDDWQLPEPSSQAPLGYQAPVSLRRGSHRLGSTSHFPQEKTHNDDPQPGDPNSRPSSPKPVQSALKMQVLYEFEARNPRELTVVQGEELEVLDHSKRWWLVKNEAGQSGYIPSNILEPLQSGTSGTQDRSPSRVPMLRLSSRPEEVTAWLQAENFSVVTVRTLGSLTGSQLLHMRPGELQMLCPQEAPRILSRLEAVRRMLGISP from the exons ATGTACAAGGTCCAGTGCAGCATTCCAGCGCAGCTGGAATTTAAAGGGTTGGGGCCAGGAGAGGACCTGGGCAGAGGATACAGAGTACAAAAAGCAAAGAGCCAGGAGGCCTGGGGAGACACTCGTGGAGGTCAGCTCACTGGCGAGTCCTGCAGTGCCATC GGAGCCGTCCTCAGCAGCGTCAACATGTCAAGGCCCAGCAGCAGAGCCATTTACT TGCACCGGAAGGAGTACTCCCAGAACCTCACCACAGAGCCCACCCTCCTGCAGCACAGGGTGGAG CACTTGATGACATGCAAGCTGGGGAGTCAGAGAGTCCAGGGGCCCAAGGATGCCTTGCAGAAGCTGTTCGAGATGGATGCGCAGGGCCGGGTGTGGAGCCAAGACTTGATCCTTCAGGTCAGGGACGGCTGGCTGCAGCTGCTGGACATTGAGACCAAG GAGGAGCTGGACTCTTACCGCCTGAACAGCATCCAGGCCATGAATGTGGCGCTCAACACATGTTCCTACAACTCCATCCTGTCCATCACCGTGCAGGAGCCAGGCCTGCCAGGCACCAGCACTCTGCTCTTCCAGTGCCAGGAAGTGGGG GCAGAGCGACTGAGGACCAGCTTGCAGAAGGCTCTGGAGGAAGAGCTGGAGCAAAG ACCCCAACTTGGAGGCCTTCACCCAGGCCAGGACAGATGGAGGGGGCCTCCTATGGAAAGGCCACTCCCTCTGGAGCAGGCACTCTCTCTGGAGCGGGGGCTCCCTCCAGAACAGCCCCACCAGAGGACCCTAGAGCACA GCCTCCCGCCATCCCCAAGGCCCCTGCCACACTACCCCAGTGCCCGAGAATCAAGTGTCTTTACTCCGCCTCCTCCAAGGCGGCCCTCTTCCCCCGAGGACCCAGAGAGGGACGAG GAAGTGCTGAACCATGTCCTAAGGGACATTGAGCTGTTCATGGGAAAGCTGGAGAAGGTCCAGGCAAAGAccagcaggaagaagaagaaatttgggaaaaaaagcaAGGACCAGGGAG GTCTCACCCAGGCACAGTACATTGACTGCTTCCAGAAAATCAAgtacagcttcaacctcctg GGAAGGCTGGCCACCTGGCTGCAGGAGACAAGTGCCCCTGAGCTCGTGCACATTCTCTTCAAATCCCTGAACTTC ATCCTGGCCAAGTGCCCTGAGGCTGGCCTAGCAGCCCAAGTGATCTCACCCCTCCTCACCCCTAAAGCCATCAACCTGCTACAGTCCTGTCTAAGCCCACCTGAGAGTAACCTTTGGATGGGGTTGGGCCTGGCCTGGACCACTAGCCG GGCCGACTGGACAGGCGATGAGCCGCTGCCCTACCAACCCACATTTTCAGATGACTGGCAACTTCCTGAGCCCTCCAGCCAA GCACCCTTAGGATACCAGGCCCCTGTTTCCCTTCG GAGGGGAAGTCATAGGTTAGGGAGCACCTCACACTTTCCTCAGGAGAAGACACACAACGATGACCCTCAGCCTGGGGACCCCAACTCCAGACCCTCCAGCCCCAAACCTGTCCAGTCAGCCCTGAAAATGCAAGTCTTGTATGAGTTTGAAGCTAGGAACCCACGGGAACTGACTGTGGTCCAGGGAGAAGAGCTGGAG GTTCTGGACCATAGCAAGCGGTGGTGGCTGGTGAAGAACGAAGCAGGACAGAGCGGCTACATTCCCAGCAACATCCTGGAGCCCCTGCAGTCGGGGACCTCTGGGACCCAGGACCGGTCACCCTCTCGG GTTCCAATGCTTCGACTTAGCTCGAGGCCTGAAGAGGTCACAGCCTGGCTGCAGGCGGAGAACTTCTCTGTTGT CACGGTGAGGACACTTGGGTCCCTGACAGGGAGCCAGCTACTTCACATGAGACCTGGGGAGCTACAGATGCTATGTCCACAGGAGGCCCCACGAATCCTGTCCCGGCTGGAGGCTGTCAGAAGGATGCTGGGG atAAGCCCTTAG
- the EPS8L3 gene encoding epidermal growth factor receptor kinase substrate 8-like protein 3 isoform X1 yields MYKVQCSIPAQLEFKGLGPGEDLGRGYRVQKAKSQEAWGDTRGGQLTGESCSAIGAVLSSVNMSRPSSRAIYLHRKEYSQNLTTEPTLLQHRVEHLMTCKLGSQRVQGPKDALQKLFEMDAQGRVWSQDLILQVRDGWLQLLDIETKEELDSYRLNSIQAMNVALNTCSYNSILSITVQEPGLPGTSTLLFQCQEVGAERLRTSLQKALEEELEQSRPQLGGLHPGQDRWRGPPMERPLPLEQALSLERGLPPEQPHQRTLEHSLPPSPRPLPHYPSARESSVFTPPPPRRPSSPEDPERDEEVLNHVLRDIELFMGKLEKVQAKTSRKKKKFGKKSKDQGGLTQAQYIDCFQKIKYSFNLLGRLATWLQETSAPELVHILFKSLNFILAKCPEAGLAAQVISPLLTPKAINLLQSCLSPPESNLWMGLGLAWTTSRADWTGDEPLPYQPTFSDDWQLPEPSSQAPLGYQAPVSLRRGSHRLGSTSHFPQEKTHNDDPQPGDPNSRPSSPKPVQSALKMQVLYEFEARNPRELTVVQGEELEVLDHSKRWWLVKNEAGQSGYIPSNILEPLQSGTSGTQDRSPSRVPMLRLSSRPEEVTAWLQAENFSVVTVRTLGSLTGSQLLHMRPGELQMLCPQEAPRILSRLEAVRRMLGISP; encoded by the exons ATGTACAAGGTCCAGTGCAGCATTCCAGCGCAGCTGGAATTTAAAGGGTTGGGGCCAGGAGAGGACCTGGGCAGAGGATACAGAGTACAAAAAGCAAAGAGCCAGGAGGCCTGGGGAGACACTCGTGGAGGTCAGCTCACTGGCGAGTCCTGCAGTGCCATC GGAGCCGTCCTCAGCAGCGTCAACATGTCAAGGCCCAGCAGCAGAGCCATTTACT TGCACCGGAAGGAGTACTCCCAGAACCTCACCACAGAGCCCACCCTCCTGCAGCACAGGGTGGAG CACTTGATGACATGCAAGCTGGGGAGTCAGAGAGTCCAGGGGCCCAAGGATGCCTTGCAGAAGCTGTTCGAGATGGATGCGCAGGGCCGGGTGTGGAGCCAAGACTTGATCCTTCAGGTCAGGGACGGCTGGCTGCAGCTGCTGGACATTGAGACCAAG GAGGAGCTGGACTCTTACCGCCTGAACAGCATCCAGGCCATGAATGTGGCGCTCAACACATGTTCCTACAACTCCATCCTGTCCATCACCGTGCAGGAGCCAGGCCTGCCAGGCACCAGCACTCTGCTCTTCCAGTGCCAGGAAGTGGGG GCAGAGCGACTGAGGACCAGCTTGCAGAAGGCTCTGGAGGAAGAGCTGGAGCAAAG CAGACCCCAACTTGGAGGCCTTCACCCAGGCCAGGACAGATGGAGGGGGCCTCCTATGGAAAGGCCACTCCCTCTGGAGCAGGCACTCTCTCTGGAGCGGGGGCTCCCTCCAGAACAGCCCCACCAGAGGACCCTAGAGCACA GCCTCCCGCCATCCCCAAGGCCCCTGCCACACTACCCCAGTGCCCGAGAATCAAGTGTCTTTACTCCGCCTCCTCCAAGGCGGCCCTCTTCCCCCGAGGACCCAGAGAGGGACGAG GAAGTGCTGAACCATGTCCTAAGGGACATTGAGCTGTTCATGGGAAAGCTGGAGAAGGTCCAGGCAAAGAccagcaggaagaagaagaaatttgggaaaaaaagcaAGGACCAGGGAG GTCTCACCCAGGCACAGTACATTGACTGCTTCCAGAAAATCAAgtacagcttcaacctcctg GGAAGGCTGGCCACCTGGCTGCAGGAGACAAGTGCCCCTGAGCTCGTGCACATTCTCTTCAAATCCCTGAACTTC ATCCTGGCCAAGTGCCCTGAGGCTGGCCTAGCAGCCCAAGTGATCTCACCCCTCCTCACCCCTAAAGCCATCAACCTGCTACAGTCCTGTCTAAGCCCACCTGAGAGTAACCTTTGGATGGGGTTGGGCCTGGCCTGGACCACTAGCCG GGCCGACTGGACAGGCGATGAGCCGCTGCCCTACCAACCCACATTTTCAGATGACTGGCAACTTCCTGAGCCCTCCAGCCAA GCACCCTTAGGATACCAGGCCCCTGTTTCCCTTCG GAGGGGAAGTCATAGGTTAGGGAGCACCTCACACTTTCCTCAGGAGAAGACACACAACGATGACCCTCAGCCTGGGGACCCCAACTCCAGACCCTCCAGCCCCAAACCTGTCCAGTCAGCCCTGAAAATGCAAGTCTTGTATGAGTTTGAAGCTAGGAACCCACGGGAACTGACTGTGGTCCAGGGAGAAGAGCTGGAG GTTCTGGACCATAGCAAGCGGTGGTGGCTGGTGAAGAACGAAGCAGGACAGAGCGGCTACATTCCCAGCAACATCCTGGAGCCCCTGCAGTCGGGGACCTCTGGGACCCAGGACCGGTCACCCTCTCGG GTTCCAATGCTTCGACTTAGCTCGAGGCCTGAAGAGGTCACAGCCTGGCTGCAGGCGGAGAACTTCTCTGTTGT CACGGTGAGGACACTTGGGTCCCTGACAGGGAGCCAGCTACTTCACATGAGACCTGGGGAGCTACAGATGCTATGTCCACAGGAGGCCCCACGAATCCTGTCCCGGCTGGAGGCTGTCAGAAGGATGCTGGGG atAAGCCCTTAG